One genomic window of Polyangium aurulentum includes the following:
- a CDS encoding response regulator → MDDLTQFNGLVVAVDDNPINLDTLLEALSGERLDLAVATDGTTALGLIEREQPDLVLLDVMLPDIDGFEVCRRLKANPKTTDTQVVFMTALSNRDHRLQGLHAGAVDFISKPFDAEELLARIRPHIAVRRMTRALQEKNLRLEAEVRERAAAEAAREGLLRELMARTEELRDAKERLELELEEKGRSNAEKTALHEQVIAAQRARLLELSTPLIPVTDRILVMPLIGTMDTDRAEQAIEAMLQGASERSAEFVILDITGLKHVDESVASMLLAAANGLRLLGTRTVITGIRSEVARTLVQINASLQGIVTKATLQDGIAVAMQAARHRR, encoded by the coding sequence ATGGACGACCTGACCCAATTCAATGGCCTCGTGGTCGCTGTCGACGACAACCCCATCAATCTCGACACGCTCCTCGAGGCATTGTCGGGCGAGCGCCTGGACCTCGCCGTCGCCACGGACGGCACCACGGCGCTCGGCCTCATCGAGCGAGAGCAGCCGGATCTCGTCCTCCTCGACGTCATGCTGCCGGACATCGATGGCTTCGAGGTCTGCCGGCGCCTCAAGGCGAACCCGAAGACGACCGACACGCAGGTCGTCTTCATGACCGCCTTGAGCAACCGGGATCATCGGCTGCAGGGGCTCCACGCGGGCGCCGTCGATTTCATCAGCAAGCCCTTCGACGCCGAGGAGCTGCTCGCGCGCATCCGCCCGCACATCGCGGTCAGGCGCATGACGCGGGCGCTGCAAGAAAAGAACCTTCGCCTCGAGGCCGAGGTCCGGGAGCGCGCCGCCGCCGAGGCCGCGCGCGAGGGGCTGCTGCGCGAGCTGATGGCCCGCACCGAGGAGCTGCGCGACGCCAAGGAGCGGCTCGAGCTCGAGCTGGAGGAGAAAGGGCGATCGAATGCGGAGAAGACCGCGCTGCACGAGCAGGTCATCGCCGCCCAGCGCGCCCGGCTCCTCGAGCTGTCGACGCCCCTCATCCCGGTGACGGACCGCATCCTGGTGATGCCGCTCATCGGCACGATGGACACCGACCGCGCGGAGCAGGCCATCGAGGCGATGCTCCAGGGCGCGAGCGAGCGATCCGCCGAATTCGTCATCCTCGACATCACGGGCCTCAAGCACGTGGACGAGAGCGTCGCCTCCATGCTCCTCGCCGCCGCCAACGGCCTGCGTCTCCTCGGGACGCGCACGGTGATCACCGGGATACGCTCGGAGGTGGCCCGAACGCTCGTCCAGATCAACGCATCCTTGCAAGGCATCGTCACGAAGGCCACGCTTCAGGACGGCATTGCCGTCGCAATGCAGGCCGCCCGTCATCGACGATGA
- a CDS encoding protein kinase domain-containing protein, translated as MELTEYELGDIAYEGSETRVYRAVHRPSGAQVAIKVPLAEVPNPRVMGRLIHEHQVLQQLAAVPGVARVQAFVQRDGTAALVLENPGYRSLDHVLARQGRLPLAAGLRLGQRLARVLEGVHAANVMHKDVKPQNVLVDEACDQITLLDFGIASLLSHEATEASIPEALEGTLAYISPEQTGRTARALDTRTDLYSLGVTLFEVLSGQKPFTDRDPLSLVHAHLAKSPPALDKIAPEVPGAVAAIVAKLLAKDPERRYQTAKGVAEDLEEALRALNERGTVEPFAIAKKDFSRKLRLPQVLVGRERDVERIGESFSHAARGAAELLLVGGPSGIGKTALVRTVYHDIAKAGRGLLIAGKHDQLARSTPYAAMAQAFGGLMRQWLSSPPEVLESWQARIRSEVGENARLIADVVPELDLVMGKLPPVPPVEGEQVLNRQKLTWLNFVRAVTTPNPPLVMFLDDMQWADSATLIILQTLLTDVERHSLLVIAAYRDNETPPEHPLWKLVEATEASEAKVSRLTVGPLSEEQVQKWLSRTLESEPGRVEPLARVLWQKTRGNPFFLEQLLLSLHRQGRVVRDAETGEWRWNGADLERAQVTDNVVALLTDKVREMPDATQQLMGLAACAGHTFHLHDLERLSGWERAQVTGALWPALQEELVVPVDGAYRPAQALGGVGDTGLDATYRFLHDRVQQASYERISPEQRVLAHFEIGRRLWARYRAEGGTASQLLEIARHINQGAARLASPEELTDAARMNLEAARVAKAASSHRLMASLLDSAQALLGERAHEEERALSVEIALERLEAAYLLRDFDDVEARALDLLAKPLPPVAWLSAQEIRVRSCLATGQYARGIGLGIAALAERGFTFPDTDEACQPALIEESAALDRWIEADPGAFDRMPPEGSVENRLIDALMTGTQLCSIYGGRPMLYTLIIARVVSEAVRRSALTPAAALMISSFANVWSVATGMYRRVLRWVEPGVRAAERVGSPMLPECLVLHGIYMVYSRPVDESAALYEQAIAAGLKIGSFTGTSWGLLSEIFYYRAWRGLPLGQIDAQCKARWDLVQRSGDAVGRHHYEAVASYCDVLMNPESAAKLLDDEPLPRGSQSLLADGDGFTGGLARTLEAYLFCITGRWERALSRAREADQFRADILGMPPVTDVAFFLALSAAKRWNDAAGPEERARLREHMEHGLERLRYFAEGCPSNFLHKLRLVEAECARVAGKTEEASARYDEAIELSREARFMHIEALSIQLAAEFRFQIGKTHIGALYLREARDAYARWGALNMVAHLAAKYPTLLRPSAHASAVERNSTTASTTTTTGANFDVNTAVRAAQALSSELDPDRVVGRLMALLLENAGAQRGALVLRDGEALSVVARLSVEGARIETGLSEPLAQSLDVPLTIVQYAARTGEPVVTGDARSDARLGSDPYLASRAVLSLLALPLTHRGNLVGVLYLEHRDAASAFPPARVELLSVLASQAAIAVENAMLYRDLEAKIQERTAELQAAKEAADRASRAKSDFLSGMSHELRTPLNGILGYTQVLSRAPELSSKSRDGVRIIQKSGEHLLSLLEDLLDLAKIEAGKMELVPKRFDFHAMVRTVVDLCRVRADQKGIAFTHEIRGGAVSSVYGDEKRLTQVLLNLLSNAIKFTERGSVTLVIDELKRGPDEGSVLRFRVEDTGPGIPPEHLSRIFDPFEQLGDHKSKSAGTGLGLAISKWIVEEMGGSIEVESEPGRGSAFTVTLAFAEGPASVSAEAALGWDTILGYRGDRRTILVVDDNPRNRALMSDLLVPVGFDVVEAEDGAAALRLAKERKPALVVMDLVMPGMDGYEATRRMRQMPELGDVVILVSSANVNGADRQEGPRAGWNDSLHKPVQARALFEKLERYLGLEWIRAEQKAPAKAAQQGGPLVPPPPEELALLSRLVASGRVRTVAAEAARMEQSDPRLGPWLDQLRKLVQTYQMRKLQEFVDGYASGTAVPGENI; from the coding sequence ATGGAGCTGACGGAGTACGAACTGGGGGACATCGCTTACGAGGGAAGCGAGACGCGCGTCTACCGCGCGGTGCACCGCCCTTCGGGCGCGCAGGTGGCCATCAAGGTCCCGCTGGCCGAGGTGCCGAACCCGCGCGTCATGGGGCGCCTGATCCACGAGCATCAGGTGCTCCAGCAGCTCGCGGCCGTGCCCGGGGTGGCGCGCGTGCAGGCGTTCGTGCAGCGGGACGGCACGGCGGCGCTCGTCCTCGAGAACCCCGGGTATCGCTCGCTCGATCACGTGCTCGCCCGGCAGGGGCGCCTGCCGCTCGCGGCCGGGCTACGGCTCGGGCAGCGCCTCGCGCGGGTGCTCGAGGGCGTGCACGCCGCCAACGTGATGCACAAGGACGTCAAGCCGCAGAACGTGCTCGTGGACGAGGCGTGCGACCAGATCACCCTGCTCGACTTCGGCATCGCCTCGCTCTTGTCCCACGAGGCGACCGAGGCGAGCATTCCCGAAGCGCTGGAGGGGACCCTGGCGTATATCTCGCCCGAGCAGACGGGGCGCACGGCCCGCGCGCTCGATACGCGCACCGACCTTTATTCGCTCGGCGTGACCCTCTTCGAGGTGCTGTCGGGGCAAAAGCCCTTCACCGACCGCGACCCTCTCTCGCTGGTGCACGCGCACCTGGCCAAGAGCCCGCCGGCGCTCGACAAGATCGCGCCCGAGGTGCCGGGCGCCGTGGCGGCCATCGTGGCGAAGCTCCTGGCGAAGGATCCCGAGCGGCGCTACCAGACGGCCAAGGGCGTGGCGGAGGATCTGGAGGAGGCGCTCCGCGCGCTGAACGAGCGCGGCACCGTCGAGCCCTTCGCCATTGCAAAGAAAGACTTCTCGCGGAAGCTACGCTTGCCGCAGGTGCTCGTGGGCCGGGAGCGGGACGTCGAGCGAATCGGCGAATCGTTCTCCCACGCGGCCCGCGGCGCGGCCGAGCTATTGCTCGTCGGCGGCCCCTCGGGCATTGGCAAGACGGCGCTCGTGCGCACGGTCTATCACGACATCGCGAAGGCAGGGCGCGGCCTCCTGATCGCCGGCAAGCACGACCAGCTCGCGCGGTCGACGCCGTACGCGGCGATGGCGCAAGCCTTCGGGGGGCTGATGCGTCAATGGCTCTCGAGCCCGCCGGAGGTCCTCGAGTCCTGGCAGGCTCGGATCCGGAGCGAGGTCGGGGAAAACGCGCGCCTGATTGCGGACGTGGTGCCCGAGCTCGACCTCGTCATGGGCAAGCTGCCGCCCGTGCCGCCGGTCGAGGGCGAGCAGGTGCTCAATCGGCAGAAGCTGACCTGGCTGAACTTCGTTCGAGCCGTCACGACGCCGAACCCGCCGCTCGTCATGTTCCTGGACGACATGCAATGGGCGGACAGCGCCACGCTGATCATCCTCCAGACGCTGCTGACGGACGTGGAGCGCCATTCGCTGCTCGTGATTGCGGCCTACCGTGACAACGAGACGCCGCCCGAGCATCCGCTGTGGAAGCTCGTCGAGGCGACGGAGGCGAGCGAGGCCAAGGTATCGCGATTGACGGTGGGCCCCCTGTCCGAAGAGCAGGTGCAAAAGTGGCTCTCGCGCACGCTCGAGAGCGAGCCCGGGCGCGTGGAGCCCCTCGCGCGCGTGCTGTGGCAAAAGACGCGCGGAAACCCGTTCTTTCTGGAGCAGCTGCTGCTCTCCCTGCACCGGCAGGGGCGCGTGGTGAGGGACGCGGAGACCGGGGAATGGCGCTGGAATGGGGCGGACCTCGAGCGAGCGCAGGTCACCGACAACGTGGTGGCGCTCTTGACCGACAAGGTGCGCGAGATGCCGGACGCGACCCAGCAGCTCATGGGGCTCGCGGCCTGCGCAGGGCACACGTTCCATCTCCACGATCTCGAGCGACTGAGCGGATGGGAGCGCGCCCAGGTGACGGGGGCGTTATGGCCGGCGCTGCAAGAGGAGCTGGTCGTGCCGGTCGACGGGGCCTATCGACCCGCGCAGGCGCTCGGCGGGGTGGGCGACACCGGGCTCGACGCCACGTACCGATTCTTGCACGACCGCGTCCAGCAGGCGAGCTACGAGCGGATCTCGCCGGAGCAGCGCGTCCTCGCGCATTTCGAGATCGGCCGGCGGCTGTGGGCGCGGTATCGCGCCGAAGGGGGCACGGCTTCGCAGCTCCTCGAGATTGCGCGGCACATCAACCAGGGCGCGGCGCGGCTCGCCTCCCCGGAGGAGCTCACGGACGCCGCGCGCATGAACCTGGAGGCCGCGCGCGTCGCGAAGGCCGCCAGCTCGCATCGATTGATGGCCAGCCTGCTCGACAGCGCGCAGGCGCTCCTCGGCGAGCGCGCTCATGAAGAGGAGCGCGCGCTGTCGGTGGAGATTGCCCTCGAGCGCCTGGAGGCCGCCTATCTGCTGCGCGATTTCGACGACGTCGAGGCGCGCGCCCTCGACCTGCTCGCGAAGCCCCTTCCCCCGGTGGCGTGGCTGTCGGCGCAGGAGATCCGCGTCCGCTCCTGCCTGGCGACGGGCCAGTATGCGCGCGGGATCGGGCTCGGGATCGCGGCGCTCGCGGAGCGGGGCTTCACCTTCCCCGACACGGACGAGGCGTGCCAGCCGGCGCTCATCGAGGAGTCCGCCGCGCTCGATCGATGGATCGAGGCGGACCCCGGCGCGTTCGATCGAATGCCGCCCGAGGGGTCCGTGGAGAACCGGCTCATCGACGCCCTGATGACGGGCACGCAGCTCTGCTCGATCTACGGCGGCCGGCCGATGCTCTACACGCTCATCATCGCTCGCGTCGTCTCCGAGGCGGTGCGGCGGTCGGCCCTCACGCCTGCGGCCGCGCTCATGATCAGCAGCTTCGCCAATGTGTGGTCGGTGGCCACGGGCATGTATCGCCGCGTCCTGCGCTGGGTCGAGCCCGGGGTGCGCGCCGCAGAGCGCGTGGGCAGCCCGATGCTCCCCGAATGCCTGGTGCTCCATGGCATTTACATGGTCTATTCGAGGCCCGTCGACGAGTCGGCCGCCCTCTACGAGCAGGCCATCGCGGCCGGATTGAAGATCGGCTCGTTCACGGGCACGAGCTGGGGCCTCCTGTCCGAGATCTTCTATTACCGCGCCTGGCGCGGCCTGCCCCTCGGCCAGATCGACGCGCAGTGCAAGGCTCGCTGGGATCTCGTGCAGCGCTCGGGGGACGCCGTGGGCAGGCACCATTACGAGGCGGTCGCGTCTTATTGCGACGTGCTGATGAACCCCGAGAGCGCCGCGAAGCTCCTCGACGACGAGCCACTTCCGCGAGGCTCGCAATCGCTCCTCGCGGACGGCGACGGGTTCACGGGGGGTCTCGCGCGCACCCTGGAAGCGTATCTGTTCTGCATCACCGGCAGGTGGGAGCGCGCGCTGTCGCGGGCGCGGGAGGCGGACCAGTTTCGGGCGGACATCCTCGGCATGCCGCCGGTCACGGACGTCGCCTTCTTCCTCGCGCTCTCGGCGGCGAAGCGCTGGAATGACGCCGCCGGCCCCGAGGAGCGGGCGCGGCTGCGGGAGCACATGGAGCACGGCCTCGAGCGGCTGCGCTATTTCGCGGAGGGCTGCCCGTCGAACTTCCTCCACAAGCTGCGCCTCGTCGAGGCCGAATGCGCCCGCGTCGCGGGCAAGACGGAGGAGGCGAGCGCCAGGTACGACGAGGCCATCGAGCTTTCGCGCGAGGCGCGCTTCATGCACATCGAGGCCCTCTCGATCCAGCTCGCCGCCGAGTTTCGATTCCAGATCGGCAAGACCCATATCGGCGCCCTGTACCTGCGCGAGGCGCGGGACGCCTATGCGCGCTGGGGCGCCCTCAACATGGTCGCCCATCTCGCCGCGAAATACCCCACCTTGCTCAGGCCGTCCGCGCACGCGTCGGCCGTCGAGCGCAACTCCACCACGGCGTCGACCACGACCACCACGGGCGCGAATTTCGACGTCAACACCGCGGTGCGCGCGGCGCAGGCGCTCTCGAGCGAGCTCGATCCCGATCGCGTGGTGGGCCGGCTGATGGCGCTTCTGCTGGAGAATGCGGGGGCGCAGCGCGGCGCCCTCGTGCTCAGGGACGGGGAAGCGCTCTCCGTCGTGGCGCGGCTGTCGGTGGAGGGGGCTCGCATCGAGACCGGGCTCTCGGAGCCGCTCGCGCAGAGCCTCGACGTGCCCCTGACCATCGTGCAGTACGCGGCCCGCACGGGCGAGCCTGTCGTGACGGGCGACGCGAGGAGCGACGCGCGCCTCGGCAGCGACCCCTACCTCGCCTCGCGCGCGGTGCTCTCGCTCTTGGCCCTGCCCCTGACGCACCGGGGCAATCTCGTGGGCGTCCTGTACCTCGAGCACCGCGACGCGGCGTCGGCGTTCCCTCCCGCGCGCGTGGAGCTTTTGTCGGTGCTGGCCTCGCAGGCGGCCATCGCCGTCGAGAATGCCATGCTCTACCGCGACCTCGAGGCCAAGATCCAGGAGCGCACCGCCGAGCTGCAGGCCGCCAAGGAGGCGGCCGATCGGGCGAGCCGGGCGAAGAGCGATTTCCTCTCGGGCATGAGCCACGAGCTGCGCACGCCGCTCAACGGCATCCTCGGGTATACCCAGGTCCTCTCGCGCGCGCCCGAGCTGTCCTCGAAGAGCCGCGACGGGGTGAGGATCATCCAGAAATCGGGCGAGCACCTGCTCTCCTTGCTCGAAGACCTGCTCGACCTCGCCAAGATCGAGGCTGGCAAGATGGAGCTCGTCCCGAAGAGGTTCGATTTCCACGCCATGGTGCGCACGGTCGTGGACCTGTGCCGCGTGCGCGCCGATCAAAAGGGCATCGCATTCACCCACGAGATACGCGGGGGCGCCGTCTCTTCCGTCTACGGCGACGAGAAACGCCTGACGCAGGTGCTCTTGAACCTCCTGAGCAACGCAATCAAGTTCACCGAGCGAGGGAGCGTCACCCTCGTCATCGACGAGCTGAAGCGCGGCCCCGACGAGGGCAGCGTGTTGCGGTTCCGGGTCGAGGATACGGGCCCCGGCATCCCCCCGGAGCACCTCTCGCGCATCTTCGATCCCTTCGAGCAGCTCGGCGACCACAAGTCGAAGAGCGCGGGCACGGGGCTCGGCCTCGCCATTTCGAAGTGGATCGTCGAGGAGATGGGGGGCTCGATCGAGGTCGAGAGCGAGCCCGGCCGAGGCAGCGCATTCACGGTGACGCTCGCATTCGCCGAGGGGCCCGCTTCCGTGAGCGCCGAGGCGGCCCTCGGCTGGGATACCATCCTCGGGTACAGGGGCGATCGCCGCACGATCCTCGTCGTGGACGATAACCCGCGCAATCGCGCCCTGATGAGCGATCTGCTGGTCCCGGTCGGCTTCGATGTCGTCGAGGCCGAGGACGGCGCGGCGGCGCTGCGGCTGGCGAAGGAGCGCAAGCCGGCGCTCGTCGTGATGGACCTCGTCATGCCGGGCATGGACGGCTACGAGGCCACGCGCCGCATGCGGCAGATGCCCGAGCTCGGCGACGTCGTGATCCTGGTCTCGTCGGCGAACGTGAACGGCGCCGACAGGCAGGAGGGCCCCCGCGCCGGCTGGAACGATTCGTTGCACAAGCCCGTGCAAGCGCGCGCTCTCTTCGAAAAGCTCGAGCGCTATCTCGGCCTGGAATGGATTCGCGCCGAGCAGAAGGCGCCGGCCAAGGCGGCGCAGCAGGGCGGCCCGCTCGTGCCGCCTCCGCCCGAGGAGCTCGCCCTGCTATCGCGCCTGGTGGCCTCGGGGCGGGTGCGGACGGTCGCGGCGGAGGCGGCGCGCATGGAGCAGAGCGACCCGCGCCTCGGTCCGTGGCTCGATCAGCTCAGGAAGCTCGTGCAGACCTACCAGATGCGAAAGCTGCAAGAGTTCGTCGACGGGTATGCCTCGGGCACGGCCGTGCCGGGTGAAAATATCTAG
- a CDS encoding STAS/SEC14 domain-containing protein, which produces MSEVEALQPQVIRVGAHEVCVEEPDFTAYRLRGVLSSDDVRAMTEVERVTWQGRDRVYLIMRLHNMSLQPGVLLMTADLYRDAPTRVVAVVGASFSLWISIEMFARSMKLLGKRVSMRNFPDEASARAWLQEQRDRPSNAGRKSRPSAG; this is translated from the coding sequence ATGAGCGAGGTCGAGGCGTTGCAGCCGCAGGTGATCCGTGTCGGTGCGCACGAGGTCTGCGTCGAGGAGCCGGATTTCACCGCGTACCGCCTGCGCGGTGTCCTGTCGAGCGACGATGTCCGGGCGATGACCGAGGTCGAGCGCGTCACGTGGCAAGGCCGCGATCGGGTCTACCTGATCATGCGGCTTCACAACATGTCGCTGCAGCCGGGCGTGCTTTTGATGACCGCGGATCTCTACCGTGACGCGCCGACGCGCGTGGTCGCCGTCGTCGGCGCGAGCTTCTCGCTCTGGATCAGCATCGAGATGTTCGCGCGTTCGATGAAGCTGCTCGGCAAACGCGTGTCGATGCGGAATTTTCCCGACGAGGCGAGCGCCCGCGCGTGGCTGCAAGAGCAGCGCGACCGGCCGAGCAACGCGGGGCGAAAGAGCCGCCCGTCAGCCGGTTAG